The Helicoverpa zea isolate HzStark_Cry1AcR chromosome 2, ilHelZeax1.1, whole genome shotgun sequence DNA window TAGGGTACATTGTAGAACGCGTACAGATGTCCGCTGGGGTGCTTCTGTCCGCGCACGGGCCCCTGCGCAGTGTTCACCTGCCGCCACTCCTCGTCAGCCAGAACTGCTGTCACGCAGACCAGCACCACACACGTGCGCCACCACATTGTCACGGATGTACTGATAGTGATGCTCTTCGCACAACTCTTTTATGTAAACGCCGCTCCAGGATATCTTAGCGGTTATCGGTTTCTATATCCTGATATATCTGATAAGTTCATTCAAATTTACCTAATTGAAATTGTTTGATTGATGAAATCGATAGACGTACCTAATGTCTACGACTGGTGGCGTTGTTATTTTCGAGTGATGTAACTTGATTTACTTATACTACCAGCTTTGTAAAGATTTTTTCTTTCCTCGCTAAATGACAATTGTTGAACTACAGGCAAAACTGACCAAAATCAGTCGTAGTCTTCAGCACGAAGTATTTTCCATTCTTTAACCCTTTCCcagtattcatttattttctagttttatttggttttgaCCAAGGAGCTAGCGAAGGTTCAATACACAGCAGCAGCAAACATCTACATCGATAGTAGCGATCGATGCAAACTCGGCGACGGAGGTCTATTCATCTCAGTTCTTGCCCCAATTGCCTGTTCGACCATAGGTGGCTTCTTCTTCTAATCGAGTGAGCCGCAGGTTTAGTCACCTAGCGAGTccgagttttctcaaatccgcctgtcggcctctgacgtggagtTGTAGCAATGACTGCTACTGGGCAGCATTCGAGGTTACGTAGGTAGTACATCTAGGAAAGTAGTTTCCATGAGACATGGCTGAAATGTATGCATGCTGTAGTTGTTTACAGGATGTCAGCGTCAATCTAGAAATGATAAAAACAATTCGTCTAAGATTGAGCTACGATTGTGATGGAAGTTCATCAATTAAGTAGTTCCCAAAGTTTGGCCTAACGAAGACTTGTTGACGTGAACAAAAAAGCCTTTTCGTTAAGCCCTCGTCCAATCATCGTCCCACATAGTGTCACGTTCACAAGGTCCACATAGTGAGTAACCTAGACGATCAATGAAACGAAATCTTTAATGCGGATTTTAGGCCTatggtcaatttttttttttttcaaatcgttgtACTCTTATTTCATTCGTATCTATACTGATCGTCTAGAGTCTAGACAGACACCGAGAGGCTTATATTAAATTGTGCTCATTTacacaaacaattgaaaacGTATGCCATGATGCAATATTGCAAATACACGAACACGAACTAGATTTTCAACACTTTTGACgttgaaaataaagtttatcGGCTGAACATCCTTCCCAATGGTGAATAAGTATATTATAGTCTTTATCATGGTGAATAAGTAAAAATGTCCCAACTATTAAAATGGATTTGacattattttggtattttctatctgtaatttttcattttcctAATTTTAATGTGGCTCTCTCAGTCGTTGTCTCGGAAGTAACCACCATATGTCCTATTTTGTTGGCTACAACAcaagtaaaaagtaaaaattaaaacgcaaaaaataaagtaaatatgagTACAACACAAGTGTgcgcttttaattttaaaggcGCCCATGTCAATGAGcttaaaaaaacactataatcTGAACATTTCGGCAATAGATAATTTTTggatattcatcatcatcatcatcctcctgcccttatcccaatttcatttggggtcggcgcagcatgttttcttcttccatactcttctatctgccgtcatctcacaaaatTTTTGGATATTACTGTACAATGTGTAATGAATTACAAATGAATTTCGCAATACCTGTACTTGaagttttatgtttaatttcaataataccacagattatataatagttactacgtaataATACTAGGAATCAAATTccttaaataattgaatatcTAAGACTATGTATTCAGTTTTAGATATTCAATTTATTCAGGAATTTGAtttttttgacaataatttttcaaatcggatcagcagttcctgagattagagcGTTCAACCAAACAAAGAAACTCTTTGCGTTAATGAGGTAAATACTCGCCGGATCTATTATATTTCACAGTACATATGCAATGCTTTCATTAATTCGTGTCCATGATTCACGATACTGACATCATATTTTTACTATCTAGAAGGGGAATGTACACAAATGTACGATAAAAAACATTAATCCAAACACAGTTATTTGTTATCGAATATCCtagttatatttaaaacaaataggaTATGGGTTTTATTACGCATTTAGGTGTTAAGCATTGCCTGCCGATGTGggaatgctgccagcctctccGTCACGCTCGTGGGCCATATAAACCCTAGGGCACGGTTTCCCAAAGCCATGGTAGTTGGTTCGCTGTAGAAAGTAAAGAGGGGCGCCGTGAAGCGATCTTCGATTGTTATCATCTGGCATCTAATGAACTGGTTGTCTCACAAGACCTGATGGTCCTTTTCACAGTACATCTATCGAAGCTCACCGAATGGCTTTCGAAGTACTTTGCAGATGATAATGTAGAAAAATTTGCGTGGATCCGGGATCCCTTTCATGCACAAGCTCCACCAGAAGCCATATAAGGCCTAGGCCATGACTCACGTGCTACGGGGAGGAATTTTTGAGTGCTCAGTTCGAGTTTTGTTTGcagtaaatagtttttttcacCTAGTATATGAGTGTGTATGTTACTGCTATTTCTGTAAGCGTTTTGACATTGTTTTGAGATTCTTACATATCTGGTCTTTCCCGACTTTGATCTGATATTGGAATGACAAAGTTGTTTAAGCAAAATTTTCACAACAGAGTAGGTACGTAAGGGTAGAACATACTAGAAGTACTTACGTAAATTCATAGTAGGTACTATTTTCTACGGATTTCGCAATGTTGGTAACTTTTCCCTAATATACCTGATAAACCCCGACCTCGATAACTTTTTTAGCCGTCGAATCATCAATAACAAAGTCTAAATCGGTCGTTTCCTGCTATGGTTAAATGATAATGCAGATCCCTTATGTAGATATACCACTTTATCGATATTTACCTGCTACCTAatcaataatattgtcaaatacctgtctttattgtattaatgtaggtacctaatgtaattacatattgATAAGGATTAGAAGTTATTCCGAAAACTATATGGCTAGttcctgtttgttttttttaatattgatagTGAAATAACATAGGTAAAGTCCCTATGTGGTTTTATagttttcagaaaaataaacatctaaACATACATCAGTCAAAGTTTAACGAAGAGGATTGAACTCTGAATTAACCAATccaattaagtaggtacgtaggGCAGGCAAACATAACAggattttgtttcattaaataaGTAGCGTCCATTGGTGACGACAGCGGCTATGACACAGCATAGTGCAGAAGCATCAAAGCAGACACGGGTGCACTgtctattccctcactctcatagcctgatggCACGGCAATCCAACACAATAGGATATTGTAATGTATGTAGAACCTGCTTTTTGATACAACTGATTACATTATGACATAAAACGCCGCTACACATTAGAATAGCTATTTTTTTTGGAATGAAGTAATAACAAAAGAAGATCGGTCGCGGATGAGCTCACCATTTCAAGATTTCATAAAAGAAACGCTATTGTTAGTGCTCAGTCAGGACAATGCTTCTGTGGTGGTGTGTCGGTTTTCTACTCGTGTCGGCTAAAAAGGACGAGTGGTTAGAAGTGCAGACTGCACAGGGCCCTATCTGGGGTCGAAAGAATACCATTGACAAAATATACGCCTTCTACAATGTTCCCTACGCTACGGCTCCTACGGGAGAAGACAAATTCAAGGTAAATAGATTAACGACCATGTTCTTTTGTCCTAATTAGGTTGCCATTGTTTCCTTCGTACTAAACCCTATAACTAAGACTTCGCTATCAGTCTGTCATCAAGCAgttatctcatgaaccgtgatagtttgGTAAACAATGTGTTGTGTATATTGCAGTATACAATATATTATTgcatattacataaaataaaatacaatacataaaattaGAGTAAAAATGATTACTAACTCATGCACTGTATAAgtttgatgaaaagaaaatcccTCCAACTATTTATAATAGGATAAAAGGGAGTGCCCATCCACTCGTGCTATACTATTGTAATctagtaaattagaccgctcagtcagaaaaaataaaaagagttttttttttagtttaggtAAGTACTATTTACCTAGAATCAAACCCGTATAGTAATACATGAGGGCCTGGTGCTTTTCTAAGTTCGTCTTGAATTGAAAAAATCCCCTTTTCCAGGCGCCACTACCACCACCAACCTGGACACAACCCTACAAAGCCGTCGACACATTTACTATAACATGTCCACAAAATGAAGCCGTCATGGGTGTTCTCCTAGATATGTATGTGATGCAAGAAAACTGTCTAGTAGCCAACATATTTGTGCCGGACACAAATAATACAAACCTTTCAGTTTTCGTCTATATTCATGGAGGAGCCTTCGTATTTGGTTATGGCAACGTAAACAAGGCAACAGAGTTGATGAGAACAAATGACTTCATCTTTGTAACGTTCAACTACCGACTCGGTATCCATGGATTCCTATGTCTCGGCACTGAGGACGCACCAGGCAATGCTGGTATGAAGGACCAGGTGGCGCTGCTGCGCTGGGTTCAAGAAAATATCGCCAGTTTCGGCGGTAACCCTGATGACGTCACTATTGGCGGTAGTAGTGCAGGTGGTATATCGGTAGACTTATTAATGCTTTCCAAAGCAGCTGCTGGATTGTTTCATCGAGCCATACCGGAAAGTGGCGGATGCCTCTCCCCTATGGCAATCCAAAGCGATCCCTTGGAAACCGCTAAAGCTcatgcaataaaattaaactttaccGATGTAGATAATATTTATGCTTTAGGACATTTCTACAAGACAGCGCCAATGAAACTGTTGACCTCTGACTTATTTTTTGATAGAACTGATGGCACATTTGTGTTTTCACCTTGTGTGGAACGAGATACTGGGTACGGATCATTCCTGACAGAAGCTCCTCTGAATTTGCTCAAGAAAGGCAGTTTCGAAAAGTTACCCATGCTATATGGCTATACTAGCATGGAAGGGCTATTACGTATTGATTACTACGATCTTTGGATGCAGAAGATGAATATAAGATTTGAAGATTTCCTACCTGCTAATATAAACATTAAGTCTGAGACAGGAAGGAATCGCATTGCAGCGatagtgaaagatttttatttcaacaagCCATTGGATTCTGATGACAAAATGAGCATTTTAGGTTACGTCAACTTCTTCACAGATGTTCTATTTGCTTATCCCATACTTTGGGCTGTCAAGTTGCAAGTAGAGGCTGGTAACAATCAGGTGTACCTGTACCAATATTCATTTTTAGAAAAGCAGAGGCAAATGCTACCTAACAATAAAATAGGAGTTTCTGGCCACGCCGCTCAATCGGCTGCTTGGTTGGATGTGAAGGATACCGACCCATCGGGTATAACCTCTGAGTACCAAAACATGTCAATGATAATGCGTAAAATTTGGCACAATTTCATCACAACTGGGTGAGTGTTTCAGTTCTGATAACGCACGTTTTGAATGTTACCTCCAAGTTCAAGCCGCAAGTCATGCATTAAAAAGCAAAGCATACACTTATTAATGATAGAATTGCAAGTAATGTAATTTAGTCCAGAATGTTCTAATGATGAACTTAtcattacttattttttgtcattaaaataaaatgatatactTCGTATGTTTCAGCATGCCTGTGCCGCGGAACTCATGGCTGCCGGTGTGGCCGCCGGCGGGCGCAGACAGGGCGCCGCACATGTCTCTGGGCGAGAAGCTAGAGCTGCGCGGCGTGCTCGGCAGTCAGGTCACGAGGTTCTGGGACAGTGTCTACTTGAGACTCTACCGAGACCCTAAACCACCTCCAGATCCAAGCGATACTCAGCCTAAAATTAGAATAGAAATCTAAAAAGTTGTATATCAAAATTGTTAAACGCCTAACTATGATACACTACGACTACTACGAGTAACTTTACTGAATAatcatgtaataatattttcgaATAAAAATATGACACCAACTTTATGCAGCTAAATCTCCGATACTCAAATTATATAGGTTTGTTATATTAGTttactagtcgttttcccgcggtttcacccgcgtcccgtgggagctactgcccgctgcgggaaaaaatatagcctatgttactcgctgataatatagctttctaaaggtgaaataatatttaaaatcggtccagtagtttttgagtttatccattacaaccaaacaaacaaagttttcctctttataacattagtatagataaatctTTGGAAATTGTTTATACATAAGTAAACTCGCTTTTAAATGCGGTCTAGCTAACTtaagtatatgtattatttttacaaactgtATCCAAGCTCTCCTACCGCTTACGATGATAATTAAGCGACGTAATTATTATTCCTGAGTGACGATGTTAGAGTGCCTTCAGACAGACAGGAGACAGGAGTGACACTCCGATGCGTGGGACTTGACACGCGACTGCAACAACTGCAGCAGTAACTATTCATTAAGTACTAGTAGTGATTAATTAGAGCATTCAACTCGCGAGAGTAGACCCCGACTAACATTCAAAGTTGACGACACGCGACACATTGCGCATATATTTCGATAAGGCGTTTAGCAGATCGAAGTTGTAGTAATTGAACTGGTTTTGTCGTCGTATTGTCGCCCTCTTTAGCATTCAATTAATGAGACATTTCGACATTCACTGTTTTTCCTATCGAGCAAAAAACAAAAGCCGGCACAGCGGCGCCGCCGCAATTAAGTTTAAATCCCGCAGCGCTTCCGTGCCCTCGGGGACCGCGACGTCCatcgcgccgccgccgctgggGGACGGGGATGTGTTGaaaacttatattatttaactgTCCTCACAACAGCCGGTTCACATTAGTCGTTCGCTACATAAATCAGTAAGTACTACGTAAGACAGACAACTTCGGCTACGGCTCGCAGGCGTCCCAATATGAGATTGGAAGTAGAGTCGAAACAATGGGCTAACAGCCAAGATAAGTCTGTAACTTAATTAACTCCCGAAGGCTTCGGCATAATTAACTTCGAAGCTTTTGGGTGAGGGGTAAACAGTAGCATGGTGTGCGTGTATCAGTCGCTAGGGGGGAGGGAGGGGGCTGATTTATAACTTGTGTAAATGAAAGTGTGAAGTGGCACCGTCCCCAACTTCAGTGCTGGGCCGTTTTTGTGTTGTTATCTTAGGATTGACAACAATTCGCTGAGCTGCGCCCTAGGTGACCGGAGTGGTGCCGTATAGCTATTTAACTGAGTAGTTTTGGTCCCCGACACGTTTATTGTGTCATAAATTTTCCCTTATTGCTACAGCTGATTCAAAAGTTAGAACAGTAGTTTATAGTAACGCTGCAGTATTTTCTTACTTATTTTCTGTTCTGTAGTTTATAGCTTTCTGTTGCTACGTGCTGCGAGCCGCTGTTGTAGCGAAACATAACATTGGAAAATAGGATTAaacttcaatattattattttctttacatgGTTTTCATTAATCTAAAAGCCGGTAGACCCCTATGCACTGACACCTGTCTAGGTTAtagtttaaaacaatgtttgatTATTTAGACAACACTGAACAGTCATATTACTATTACCAAAACACATATTTTCCAAAGGTCCAAACCAAACtctttacaataaataagtcTCAACAACTACATTCCGTAAAGTTAACAAATGCCGACAGGTCTGCGTAAAATATAACAAACGATTGCTCTCACCTTATTAGTTATTGATTAAACATTTTAGAACACACAACGGTAACATAAAAGCTTCCATTTGGCTGTAAATTCACGTAGCAGTATCTATGTATACCTACAACTTACTGCTACAGGTATATATTAGATAAAGAACGCACATTTTATAACTTTCGAGATACTTTTGGCAGAATATCGGgcgtcaaataaataacaactcaCAGGAGAATGTacttccaaaaatatattttcattttaaaattcgaaCGTAAAAAATTACGGCCGTTCGGGGAACATGATAAAACGTGTTTTATGGAAATTGTAGGAGTCAGGGGGAACCTGGGAAGTTGGTCTTTTGACAGGCCGTGTCAAAGTTCAAATGGCTCGACTTTTGGGCTCAACTTCCCAATGAAGTCGCAATTGTGACAGATTGATCGATTGTTAACTGTTCTGATGGACGATTCTTATTAGTGAGGGTTTTCCTGCCGCAGCAACCCctctttaattataaataatcaaTCATTACCTTCAGCTGATAAACTTATCGCAGTGTGGGGAGAGACGAAAAACATGGGACACGAGTGTGTGATGAGGTTTTGCTACGGGGGAACAAGAAGAAAGCAAATTGCCTGAAGAATGCTTTGATTAGGAACTGGGGGAGGTTTGTAGGTAAGATGATGATAATTGGcaatttattaaatcaaaaaACCAATACGAAGTGGGCAGATAGAAACAGAAGATATATCATAAGAAAGTCATCGCAAGACAGTCTGTGGTACTAAACAAATTTTGGTCTATTAAGCTTCACGATTGATTTAGTTACTAATTGACACCTCTTTGTGCGGCTTTTAGATTAAGGGTCGATTTGGCAGCACTTAAAGTTCTTAAATCTATCGCTTTTCATTAATTTGTCGTCACGTTAACGTTCATTTTAACTAGAAGTTAATGTCCTCTTTCTCAATTAATGATGATCTAAGTAGGTtcctataagtaggtacctatttaactaaaatgaaaaagctcttgtcattttgtttcagtatgaaataaaaacaatttttgccaaTAAGGATATGACTAAACATAATTGGGTAAAATTACTCTAATGTGCTCtattcaaaaagaaaatatttccatGTTTTCTATCAAGTTGAtcaaaacaacataatatttttgtaaatcaaaacaattatctaaaatatattaggcaatcattatttacctacttcgTATTTCAGTAGGTAATCATTATTTACCATACATACTTTGGCAAGTACATCAAAAACCACTTAATTTCAGTAGATAGGATACAAATTACAGGAAATGTTGATCATAATCCAATCACTTTAGATAGAGACAGATAGTACGGAGCATGTTGTCACTCTTCATTATAATCATAGACAATCTAGAGGTAGTTGCTGTCGTCTCTAACTGTCGCGATATGTTACAACACTAGTTGTTTCCAGTCACTTCACTTGTAACTAGCGGAAATAGATAGTGCAGAtgccagcaggtcaacctaccagAATCAGTCAAATTTTACTTACCAAACAAACATTatccttccactattgtgataaggttgaaaatgtattgtttgaaagattgaggtaggttgatgtgctgtTATCTGTACCCAGGTACCAACTCTATATCATGCAACAGCTAGATACGCTAGTTCAGTTGTTTTACAGAGCAAGCGCCAATCATCGACAGACAGATTTGGAATGTTATTAGTGGTGAGGAAGATAAACtgtagtgtgtgtgtgtgtgcttgCGTGTATTGGTCTATATTTCACACTACGCCACGCCACGCAACGCCAATAAAATCATAAGGGCACATGTCAGAATTAATCGATAATTTATCATCAATAACGATTTAATGTAATTAGTGTTAATAAAAACCTGTAATAAGAGGCATAAGTTCATTGCTGTTCCCATGACTGTTCTATCTATGGGTACTTatctataatattatgaaactttAGTCTGATTGACATTTCTTATTGtcatttcaaaaaatctttcagcgTTAGGTAATCTTTGTATGTAGAAAAGCCATAgaaaggctttttatccgggtgcgcgatGTAATTCTCAAGCGATGACGTGCGGGGATAAAACCGCTGTCGGAagttattaacataattaaaagttaattctTTCATTATACTCGTACATATTGTTTTGGCGATATTTCTACATTTTCTTAAAGTTCATTTATAAATTGTTCATgagtacaaaattaaaatttctttcAGATATATTACTCAAAGAGTTGACTGATGTAGTTTACAAGTTATTTGGTTAAAATGATAACCGTTTATTTTCGCCTTAATATAACTTAATTATGCTATTTCAGTTCAGTGAGTACAACAGTAGTCTAGTTTACTCCACTATTTAGCATTTACTAATAGAGTTTCAGTCCTTCCCTGCACGTGTAAACTTTCCGCAGTAGGTAAAGCAAATACATACGCAATTTATAATGGATACAGTATACCTATGCATACATATAGCCTGCTCCTGAAACAGTACTTCTTCCACGCTATAAAGTGTGTTAATTGCAATATTACCACGTAGCAATTAATTGATAGAaggtaaaatgtattttcataaataaacgcaaaatattttaatacatatacCCATAATTTTCTCATGAAACGTTTTTGTTATAGTATTGTTCTTGTGTATCTTCATAATTTCATATCGACTGTTTACCTCTATTTTATACTGGGCCCCAAATATTGCAATGAATCTCAACATTTATCGTACTTACTGAAACTTCTGTAATTCACTGGCCACGTAACACAATCTAGGGTTGAGTTCACGGCACTGCATGGCTTCCTCCTTGCAATGGCCATGCACATGCGAGTAATTTATGGCACAATACATAACACTGCAGCCACTAACACAAATTTAACTTACGCCAAGAAAATAACGACTCACTTTACGACTGGCTGTTAAATATTAATCTGATGGTATGACGCGAAATGACCCCCATTTGCATGGATCAGTCGTTAATGTCCATTGTTGGATATGGGATGGCAGACTGTTCGGGTAATGACATAATCTCTAATTGAAGGAATGTAGAACCAACTTACATGGGCTTACTTACATATGTTTCTATAGGCATTCGTGTTTTAATAAGGCCCTAACTTCAATTTTCATATCAATtaggtacacacacacacacacatttagCACATCTGTTAGTCCGGCTTGAAAGTCTTTACAGACTTAGCTTTTTGGTGTCGATTTGGCGCAAATCCGGAAATTGGAAACGTCAATGATATTCGATGAATCAAAAGGTCTCAAATCAGAAGGTTCGCCGAAATCCGAGCTTTGCCATGCAGATATTACCATAAATGGAATATTATCGTATCTGTTTATTTGTGCGAAGACTAGCGTTCGTCTACATTCAGGGGTGTCAGTCGACCGTGGCGATTTACAGCCGCTGGGTCGAACGAGCACATTGCCAGTGGAACACCCGGAACTCCCAGAATGAATGGTACAAGGTACAGAGAAACGCAGAAGTTTTGCTTGGCACAGTCAGTCACTTGGCAAGGCAGTGAAAGTCAATGACTTCAGTGTCAGTTACGAGGCATAGATAGGATATAGATGTGTCGATTAAGCGTTAGACTAGTGCTATATTTCCGGTAGCCTTTTGTCACAGGACAGCTCTTGCTTTTTTATCGGCAAAATTTTTACACAAAATGAGGAGTTTTTGCATTTTCCTCATTATGATTTGCTGTCCAGTTCGTAGCGAGCTAGAAATGGGCAATAGGAATGTAACCgaccttatttattttaccccTTGCAAATCATTTCGTGAACAAATTGACGACTTACCTTCTGGAGTGTTAGACTGATGAAGTGATGGTTCCTTCCATATTCCTTTTCTTTATTATACTTAACCTTCTGTTAGACAATCATTGAACTCCTGCGCATACATAGCGCTGAAGTTTACGAGACAGTAGCACTCGACAACGGCTGTAAAGTAACGTTTAATTACTCGTGATGACGCTAACAGCCGATGCGCGCGCGCCGTTCGCCGGACGCTGTCCGCGTATCTGTGAGCAACGAACGCACCCCGCTAAGTTTTAGCAAAATTGTGTAGTCTTCCAAGTCCAAATTCACTTTGTAGGTTAAAtggtaatgtattttttttagcttttaacACTGGTTAGGTGAGGTACAAAACCGACGCTTCGGAGATGCGTTTCGATTTGAGTAACTAGACAAAAAATCGCTTTCGTACGTGGAAAGAGCGTTTAACTTATGTCTATTTAAAGTAGCACTACaaaatgctcaatccttctccgtgtgagaggaggcccagcattgggacgataaaaaggctgtaacagacaaacagacaaaatacTACAGAAAAATTGTTACTAGCAACAGATATTTcggaaaactaaaaatattgatgTAATATTTACATCAATGTTGGTAAAATC harbors:
- the LOC124640919 gene encoding para-nitrobenzyl esterase-like — its product is MLLWWCVGFLLVSAKKDEWLEVQTAQGPIWGRKNTIDKIYAFYNVPYATAPTGEDKFKAPLPPPTWTQPYKAVDTFTITCPQNEAVMGVLLDMYVMQENCLVANIFVPDTNNTNLSVFVYIHGGAFVFGYGNVNKATELMRTNDFIFVTFNYRLGIHGFLCLGTEDAPGNAGMKDQVALLRWVQENIASFGGNPDDVTIGGSSAGGISVDLLMLSKAAAGLFHRAIPESGGCLSPMAIQSDPLETAKAHAIKLNFTDVDNIYALGHFYKTAPMKLLTSDLFFDRTDGTFVFSPCVERDTGYGSFLTEAPLNLLKKGSFEKLPMLYGYTSMEGLLRIDYYDLWMQKMNIRFEDFLPANINIKSETGRNRIAAIVKDFYFNKPLDSDDKMSILGYVNFFTDVLFAYPILWAVKLQVEAGNNQVYLYQYSFLEKQRQMLPNNKIGVSGHAAQSAAWLDVKDTDPSGITSEYQNMSMIMRKIWHNFITTGMPVPRNSWLPVWPPAGADRAPHMSLGEKLELRGVLGSQVTRFWDSVYLRLYRDPKPPPDPSDTQPKIRIEI